The following proteins are encoded in a genomic region of Paenibacillus sp. FSL H3-0469:
- a CDS encoding GDSL-type esterase/lipase family protein, with protein sequence MGRKKRSVQKSLLAFLLSCLLVLPLALPPAPAHAASTGNLPARQAEYLDRGLVAVLTDGGVFVSWRYLNTDSNEIAYNVYKNGMKVNPAPIVNSTNYVDTTGADSSQYQISTIVAGKEEMQPERAAVWHNAYLPIPLDKPADGRTKDGGTYSYYAGDASVGDLDGDGEYEIVFLWSPSNSKDNSQAGYTGNVYIDAVKMDGTKLWRIDLGVNIRAGAHYSQLMVYDLDGNGKAEVVVKTADGTKDGQGTVIGDGTKDYRNDGGYILSGPEYLTLFDGQTGAAVSTVDYDPPRGNVSAWGDGYGNRVDRFLAGIAYLDGVKPSVVMARGYYTRTTLTAYDYTNGALVKRWNFDTNEAGTQYEAQGNHNLSVLDADGDGRDEIMYGALAIDDDGTLLYSTGLGHGDAMHAGKLDPNREGYQVFSVHEHKDAAYGLEMRDAATGEILWGQFTGQDTGRGMSADIDPEHPGYESWASTIVNGQMDPLSRGYAADGEVIYEQNEVPRSANFAIWWDGDLQRELFDHDWNNTTAQGIPLIYKWDYQNKQLKEILRAAGTLTNNHTKGNPALQADLLGDWREELLLRSEDSTEYRLYTTTIPTTYRIPTLMQDPVYRLGIAWQNVAYNQPPHTGFYLGTEATAFPKANLTLAGAPQPLEQLYHFGFGTEPPAGTTSVQATPYTEGTGYGFESISGITLGASHASLPENTKFAVDLPNANYKVTLKLGSGDRDSNVGVKSEFVQKLALTGVPAGTPLLYSYDIAVVDGQLEFIFSGTAADVQEIKIEKYPQKTPGTGTTLYMAGDSTMQSYSGMQAPQEGWGQQFGNYFSSGVTIRNDAIGGRSSKSFMVDGRLDSILQQIKPGDYFFISFGHNDASAGIPDRYASPADYAAYLTRYVSGAKQRGATPVLLTPVGRRDFNTITQEFNVSFPEYVKAAQETAAALNVPLIDLSQLSIAEYNRVGLAATEKLFLYANPGEYPKYPNGVSDNTHFSTYGAQVIAGLVAGAVKDMDLSISPFVIDPGITEPEPEPEVQQYAEDFEGDPAAAKYSMVNATGTAGTMAGTVTEENGNKVLSVTGSGSGNRAKVFRLFDAVNGDIVNVDFNWHSGNVGAAPSEGHLSLQDASENIIFTLFTKTGAASPNTNIHYFTGPYTPDYGTGTTAIPGGGTATNIPKNQWVNVKLKIDFAGKTLDLTLTSLANPSVTQTIRDIPLSPGVYANNVRGLRFLGTRKGGGGTLNWTTQIDNVTIEGTKLPVAAGDMAALIALHQEVKAIDLASYTEASVAVVHRALSAAEALIGTTASQAQINHTVNMLTVARDSLTSEVAGDVSTYSFDFGSGSAADGYTKVDAKRAYVEGNGYGFADTALVQDENRGTGNPLTEDFTRVNGTSFLVEMKPANYRVTMTIGDAQEVTQTGVTVEQMNKLPATTIPSGQFKEVTYDVALIDGVFDFSFSGSTPKINALKIERLPEQGAADKPTLYLASDSTVANYAESYRPQAGWGETLGRYFDTDKITIDNRAVGGLSSKTFLNGGYLNDILLGIHEGDYLFMQWSHNDSTPSRPERYLTPEQFKVYLKDYINGAVQRGAIPVLVTPVNRRDFSGEVLNKSFPAYVQAMKETAQETGTLLVDLNQASWAYFQELGTEGTKSIFMWTGSTEDNTHLQMNGAIKVSELVAGLVKELNIPLSSWVTLGIPLADGAPGQPVLSDNNGHDTGLRDGDYAITMNIWWGNNGTRFKLFENGEMIEEGALTDQSPSAQSVQIDIIGRSNGTYVYTLELSNGYGAVTSEPLTVTVADAAPGQAELSNDNWDEDGSYAVTMNMWWGTNAMEYRLYENGELVDTQTLQAHTPDAQSTVTAISGKAPGTYEYEAVLLNAAGESRSAKMTVTVNK encoded by the coding sequence ATGGGTAGAAAAAAGAGGTCTGTTCAGAAATCATTGCTCGCATTCTTATTATCCTGTCTGCTGGTCCTACCGCTTGCTCTCCCGCCCGCACCGGCACATGCAGCATCTACCGGAAATCTTCCCGCCCGTCAGGCAGAATATCTGGACCGTGGCTTGGTGGCGGTGCTGACCGATGGCGGCGTCTTTGTGAGCTGGAGGTACTTGAATACGGATTCAAATGAAATCGCTTACAATGTTTATAAGAACGGGATGAAGGTGAACCCGGCGCCTATTGTAAACTCCACTAATTACGTAGACACGACGGGGGCGGACAGCTCGCAATATCAGATTTCTACAATTGTTGCCGGGAAGGAGGAAATGCAGCCGGAGCGGGCAGCAGTGTGGCATAACGCCTATCTGCCGATTCCGCTGGATAAGCCTGCCGATGGCCGGACCAAAGACGGGGGGACGTATTCCTATTATGCCGGAGATGCCTCTGTTGGGGATCTGGACGGGGACGGAGAATATGAGATCGTGTTCTTGTGGAGTCCCAGCAATTCGAAGGATAATTCACAAGCTGGCTATACCGGGAACGTCTACATCGATGCTGTCAAAATGGACGGCACCAAGCTCTGGCGGATTGACCTTGGCGTGAACATCCGGGCCGGGGCGCACTATTCGCAGCTGATGGTGTATGACCTGGACGGCAACGGCAAAGCCGAGGTAGTGGTCAAAACGGCAGACGGTACCAAGGACGGACAAGGTACTGTCATTGGAGACGGCACCAAGGATTACCGCAACGACGGAGGTTATATCCTCAGCGGGCCGGAATATCTGACGCTGTTCGACGGCCAGACGGGTGCTGCTGTATCCACCGTGGACTATGATCCGCCAAGAGGCAATGTAAGCGCATGGGGAGACGGATATGGCAACCGTGTCGACCGTTTCCTGGCCGGAATTGCTTATTTGGACGGTGTGAAGCCAAGCGTTGTGATGGCCCGTGGCTATTATACAAGAACAACGCTTACCGCATACGACTACACGAACGGCGCGTTGGTGAAGCGCTGGAACTTCGACACGAACGAAGCTGGCACACAATATGAAGCACAAGGCAATCACAACCTTAGTGTGCTGGATGCAGACGGGGATGGCAGAGATGAGATCATGTACGGTGCGCTGGCAATAGATGATGACGGCACACTGCTCTACAGCACCGGGCTTGGTCACGGAGATGCGATGCATGCCGGGAAGCTCGATCCGAACCGGGAGGGGTATCAGGTCTTCAGTGTGCATGAGCATAAGGATGCTGCCTACGGGCTGGAGATGCGCGATGCGGCAACAGGCGAGATCCTCTGGGGCCAATTCACCGGACAAGATACCGGGCGGGGAATGTCCGCAGATATCGATCCGGAGCATCCCGGCTACGAGTCCTGGGCGTCCACGATTGTGAATGGGCAGATGGACCCGTTATCCCGCGGCTATGCGGCAGACGGTGAAGTGATCTATGAACAGAATGAAGTCCCGCGAAGCGCGAATTTTGCGATCTGGTGGGATGGGGATCTTCAGCGGGAGCTGTTCGACCACGACTGGAATAACACTACGGCACAAGGCATTCCGCTCATTTACAAATGGGATTACCAGAATAAGCAGCTGAAGGAGATTCTCCGGGCGGCCGGCACACTGACCAATAATCACACCAAAGGCAACCCGGCACTTCAGGCGGACCTCCTGGGCGATTGGCGAGAGGAGCTGCTGCTGCGCAGTGAAGACAGCACGGAGTACAGACTCTATACCACTACGATTCCTACAACCTACAGAATTCCAACACTCATGCAAGATCCGGTATACCGGCTGGGGATTGCCTGGCAGAATGTAGCATACAACCAGCCGCCGCATACAGGCTTCTATCTGGGCACGGAGGCCACCGCTTTTCCAAAAGCAAATCTAACACTGGCCGGAGCGCCGCAACCGCTGGAGCAGCTATACCACTTCGGGTTCGGTACGGAGCCGCCAGCCGGAACAACTTCTGTGCAGGCTACGCCTTACACGGAGGGAACGGGATATGGTTTCGAGAGCATCAGCGGAATCACCTTGGGCGCGAGCCACGCTTCCCTGCCGGAGAACACCAAGTTTGCGGTGGACCTGCCGAATGCCAATTACAAGGTGACGCTCAAGCTGGGCAGCGGAGACAGAGACTCGAACGTAGGGGTCAAATCTGAATTTGTGCAAAAGCTGGCACTCACTGGGGTCCCTGCCGGAACACCATTGCTCTATTCCTATGACATTGCGGTGGTTGATGGGCAGTTAGAGTTTATTTTCTCCGGCACGGCGGCCGATGTGCAGGAGATTAAGATTGAGAAATACCCGCAGAAGACGCCGGGAACCGGAACAACACTCTATATGGCCGGGGATTCGACGATGCAGTCCTACAGCGGGATGCAGGCTCCGCAGGAAGGCTGGGGCCAGCAATTCGGCAACTATTTCAGCAGCGGAGTCACGATCCGGAATGATGCCATTGGCGGCAGAAGCAGCAAGTCATTCATGGTGGACGGCCGTCTGGATAGTATTCTGCAGCAGATCAAGCCGGGCGATTATTTCTTCATCTCCTTCGGCCATAACGATGCAAGTGCAGGTATCCCTGACCGTTATGCCTCTCCGGCAGATTATGCAGCGTACTTGACCCGATACGTGAGCGGAGCCAAGCAGCGGGGGGCCACTCCGGTTCTGTTAACGCCGGTAGGACGCAGGGACTTCAATACGATCACTCAGGAATTCAACGTAAGCTTCCCTGAATATGTGAAGGCGGCGCAGGAAACGGCGGCCGCACTGAATGTTCCGCTAATCGATCTGAGCCAGCTCAGCATTGCGGAGTATAACCGTGTCGGCCTGGCGGCTACGGAGAAGCTTTTCCTATATGCTAATCCAGGGGAGTATCCGAAGTACCCGAACGGAGTGAGCGATAATACCCATTTCAGCACCTACGGCGCGCAGGTTATTGCCGGTCTGGTGGCGGGCGCAGTGAAGGACATGGACCTAAGTATATCCCCGTTCGTGATTGATCCCGGTATTACCGAGCCTGAGCCAGAGCCGGAGGTGCAGCAATATGCGGAGGACTTCGAGGGTGACCCAGCCGCAGCAAAGTATTCGATGGTGAATGCTACGGGCACTGCCGGAACGATGGCGGGCACGGTTACCGAAGAGAACGGGAACAAGGTATTGTCTGTGACGGGCTCCGGCTCCGGCAACCGCGCCAAGGTGTTCCGCTTATTCGATGCGGTGAACGGCGATATTGTGAATGTTGATTTCAACTGGCATTCCGGCAATGTCGGCGCTGCCCCGTCAGAGGGGCATCTGAGTCTGCAGGATGCGAGTGAGAATATTATTTTCACCCTGTTCACCAAGACCGGAGCGGCAAGCCCGAATACGAACATTCATTATTTTACTGGTCCATATACGCCTGACTACGGTACCGGCACCACTGCCATTCCAGGGGGCGGAACCGCGACGAATATACCGAAGAATCAGTGGGTGAATGTCAAGCTGAAGATTGATTTTGCCGGAAAAACCCTTGATCTCACCTTAACAAGTCTCGCTAACCCAAGTGTCACCCAGACGATCCGGGATATACCGCTGAGTCCTGGCGTCTATGCCAATAACGTTAGGGGCTTGCGGTTCCTGGGTACGCGAAAAGGAGGAGGTGGCACGCTGAATTGGACCACCCAGATCGACAATGTAACAATTGAAGGTACAAAGCTGCCGGTGGCAGCAGGCGATATGGCGGCGTTGATTGCGCTGCATCAGGAAGTGAAGGCTATCGACCTGGCATCCTACACGGAAGCCTCTGTAGCTGTGGTGCATAGAGCCTTGAGCGCTGCCGAAGCGCTGATCGGAACAACAGCCTCGCAGGCGCAGATCAACCATACGGTGAATATGCTGACCGTTGCACGCGATTCACTGACCAGCGAGGTTGCTGGGGATGTTAGTACGTATTCCTTTGATTTTGGCTCCGGCAGTGCAGCAGACGGCTATACGAAGGTGGATGCCAAACGGGCCTACGTGGAAGGGAACGGCTACGGGTTCGCCGACACCGCGCTGGTACAGGACGAGAACCGGGGAACCGGCAATCCGCTAACCGAGGACTTTACCCGTGTGAACGGCACTTCGTTTCTGGTGGAGATGAAGCCGGCGAATTACCGGGTGACGATGACCATTGGGGATGCGCAAGAAGTAACCCAGACCGGTGTTACGGTGGAACAGATGAACAAACTGCCAGCCACCACCATCCCCTCCGGCCAATTCAAGGAAGTGACCTATGATGTCGCCCTGATTGATGGCGTATTTGACTTCAGCTTCTCCGGAAGTACGCCGAAGATCAACGCGCTGAAGATCGAGCGACTGCCGGAGCAGGGGGCGGCAGATAAGCCAACGCTCTATCTGGCAAGCGATTCCACCGTGGCCAATTATGCGGAGAGCTACCGTCCGCAGGCGGGGTGGGGCGAGACACTGGGCCGTTATTTTGACACCGACAAGATCACCATTGATAACCGGGCAGTCGGCGGACTAAGCAGCAAAACCTTTCTGAACGGCGGATATCTAAACGATATTCTGCTAGGCATTCATGAAGGGGATTATCTGTTCATGCAGTGGTCACATAATGACTCCACGCCTTCCCGGCCGGAACGTTATCTTACCCCGGAGCAATTCAAGGTGTACTTGAAGGATTATATTAACGGCGCTGTGCAGAGAGGTGCGATTCCAGTACTGGTTACCCCAGTGAACCGGAGGGATTTCAGCGGAGAAGTGCTGAACAAGAGCTTCCCGGCATATGTGCAGGCGATGAAGGAAACGGCGCAGGAGACGGGGACGCTGCTGGTGGACCTGAATCAGGCCAGCTGGGCGTATTTTCAGGAGCTGGGTACAGAGGGCACTAAGTCCATCTTCATGTGGACGGGAAGCACGGAGGACAACACCCATCTGCAGATGAACGGTGCGATTAAGGTCTCGGAGCTGGTAGCGGGGCTGGTGAAGGAGCTGAACATTCCGTTGTCGTCATGGGTCACCTTGGGCATACCGCTGGCGGACGGCGCTCCGGGCCAGCCGGTGTTGTCCGATAATAACGGGCATGATACAGGGCTGCGGGACGGCGATTACGCAATTACGATGAATATATGGTGGGGGAATAATGGTACCCGCTTCAAGCTCTTCGAGAACGGCGAAATGATTGAAGAAGGCGCTCTGACAGACCAGTCACCATCCGCCCAGTCGGTGCAGATTGATATTATCGGCAGATCGAATGGAACATACGTTTATACGCTGGAACTGAGCAATGGGTATGGAGCGGTGACCAGCGAACCTTTGACAGTAACAGTCGCTGATGCTGCCCCGGGGCAGGCGGAGTTATCCAACGATAACTGGGACGAAGACGGCAGCTATGCGGTTACGATGAATATGTGGTGGGGTACGAATGCGATGGAATACCGGCTCTACGAGAATGGCGAATTAGTCGATACCCAGACTCTGCAGGCGCATACCCCGGATGCCCAGTCCACAGTCACTGCCATCTCCGGCAAAGCTCCCGGAACCTATGAATATGAAGCCGTCCTGCTCAACGCGGCAGGCGAGTCCAGATCCGCGAAGATGACGGTAACGGTGAACAAGTGA
- a CDS encoding BNR-4 repeat-containing protein — MKQIKHWMLALAMTLLLTVVPAGTGNASAVLEEVPFPMDSSNQAGWWSPLATYGLGYEYAYMAYNAPGAIPGKHTVAIARRDNDGVWSKLPLMDGTTPAEYVDDLGHNQPSIARDGSGRFHVFASMHSNPWRYYRSDSVGGIPQNHSDELPTGMTVTYPVVTTAPNGDLYLLVRVDKDPAGKREAVLFRWNNADSVWTQVKTIAAHLNRSVYPDDLVFDANGDLHILFEWAYFAASPLRHQLSYMKYSPSTGVFSKADGTPVTAPVSLTTADIVQPMAPSEAYVQSGSDPGGPGVQSAKMTLDSEGRPVIAYRYREEGSTSFAVKQATYGAGGWNLQTVYNAAPTNAAIDVTWTGTAARIYYVRSSGTDRAFMAVNTGGGWTESSLAPGIPVERLAVDRSPKGIDILYLVDVTNLKLYYGRNN, encoded by the coding sequence ATGAAGCAAATCAAACATTGGATGCTTGCTCTGGCTATGACACTGCTGCTGACGGTAGTGCCTGCGGGGACGGGGAACGCTTCAGCTGTGCTGGAAGAGGTGCCTTTTCCGATGGATTCCAGCAATCAGGCAGGGTGGTGGTCTCCTCTTGCCACTTATGGGCTTGGTTACGAGTATGCCTATATGGCCTATAACGCCCCGGGGGCCATTCCCGGTAAGCATACCGTAGCTATTGCAAGAAGAGACAACGATGGGGTATGGAGCAAGCTTCCGCTCATGGATGGGACAACCCCGGCGGAATATGTGGACGATCTCGGGCATAACCAGCCTTCTATCGCGAGAGACGGGAGCGGCCGGTTCCACGTCTTTGCTTCCATGCACAGCAATCCCTGGCGCTACTACCGCTCAGATTCGGTGGGAGGGATTCCGCAGAATCACTCGGACGAGCTGCCAACAGGCATGACGGTAACCTATCCGGTAGTGACGACTGCTCCGAATGGAGATCTGTATTTGCTGGTGCGTGTTGACAAAGACCCGGCTGGCAAAAGAGAGGCTGTTCTGTTCCGCTGGAACAATGCCGACTCCGTATGGACTCAGGTCAAGACCATTGCGGCGCATCTGAACCGGTCTGTCTACCCGGATGATTTGGTTTTTGACGCAAACGGCGACCTGCATATCTTGTTCGAGTGGGCGTACTTCGCCGCCAGTCCGCTGCGCCACCAGTTGTCCTATATGAAGTACAGCCCGTCCACAGGCGTATTCAGCAAAGCGGACGGAACTCCGGTTACAGCACCGGTCTCCCTGACTACGGCGGATATTGTGCAGCCGATGGCACCAAGCGAAGCCTATGTGCAGAGCGGCAGCGACCCCGGTGGCCCGGGTGTGCAGAGCGCCAAGATGACGCTTGACTCTGAAGGCCGGCCAGTGATTGCTTACCGTTACCGTGAGGAGGGCAGCACAAGCTTTGCTGTGAAGCAGGCCACTTACGGTGCAGGGGGCTGGAACCTCCAGACCGTCTATAACGCTGCTCCCACCAATGCGGCGATCGATGTGACCTGGACCGGGACAGCAGCCAGAATCTATTATGTCCGAAGCAGCGGAACCGATCGTGCGTTCATGGCAGTGAATACCGGCGGGGGCTGGACGGAGAGCTCGCTTGCACCGGGTATCCCGGTTGAACGGCTGGCGGTAGACCGCAGTCCGAAGGGGATTGACATCTTGTATCTGGTGGATGTAACGAATCTGAAGTTGTACTATGGGCGAAATAACTAG